The window TTGTGACGGGGGACGCAACCGCGCACGCTCTTCTTGACCGCGCGGAGCCGCGTGTTGGCAATACCGTCGCAGCAGCTCCGCGCGAGGTAAAGCTGTGGTTCACCCAGAAACTGGAGGCTGCCTTCAGCACAATCGCGGTGACCAACGCTTCAGGTCAGCGGGTCGATACCGGCAAAACCCGCGTCAGCGGCGACCAGAT is drawn from Nitrobacteraceae bacterium AZCC 2146 and contains these coding sequences:
- a CDS encoding methionine-rich copper-binding protein CopC (product_source=COG2372; cath_funfam=2.60.40.1220; cleavage_site_network=SignalP-noTM; cog=COG2372; ko=KO:K07156; pfam=PF04234; superfamily=81296; transmembrane_helix_parts=Inside_1_4,TMhelix_5_27,Outside_28_118) — translated: MRRSTVVGVIPLLLLLVTGDATAHALLDRAEPRVGNTVAAAPREVKLWFTQKLEAAFSTIAVTNASGQRVDTGKTRVSGDQMTISLRPIGAGQYNVTWRVLSVDTHTTDGNFSFQVGP